One Tunturibacter gelidoferens genomic region harbors:
- the folP gene encoding dihydropteroate synthase, whose protein sequence is MPFTPRSHHDWHLRTRTLQLGQRTIVMGILNITPDSFSDGGYFYSPHHAPERALAQALKLLEEGATILDLGGESTRPNATPLTTDEEQSRILPVLESILKEKPGTILSIDTFHATTARRALESGAEIINDVSGHLWDPDMSKTCAQSGCGAILMHTRGRPQDWSTLPPLAPEAVLPLILTDLAERLEAATAAGIQRNKIVVDPGFGFGKRLDENYPLLAHFDQLQQFHLPILAGVSRKGFLAHTLTQSPSLSVLLEGATPSIDDRLHATTAANVAAILAGAHILRTHDVRPTVEAAAIADQILKAI, encoded by the coding sequence ATGCCCTTCACCCCCCGCAGCCATCACGATTGGCACCTCCGCACCCGCACTTTGCAACTGGGCCAGAGAACCATCGTCATGGGCATCCTCAACATCACACCCGACTCCTTCTCCGACGGTGGCTACTTCTACTCTCCCCACCACGCCCCCGAGCGAGCCCTCGCCCAGGCCCTCAAGCTCCTCGAAGAGGGCGCCACCATTCTCGACCTCGGCGGCGAATCCACCCGTCCCAACGCGACACCTCTCACCACAGACGAAGAACAGTCCCGCATCCTCCCCGTCCTCGAATCCATCCTCAAAGAAAAACCCGGCACCATCCTCTCCATCGACACCTTCCACGCCACCACCGCGCGCCGCGCCCTCGAATCCGGAGCCGAGATCATCAACGACGTCAGTGGCCACCTCTGGGACCCCGACATGTCCAAAACCTGCGCCCAGTCAGGCTGCGGAGCCATCCTCATGCACACGCGGGGCCGCCCTCAGGACTGGTCAACCCTCCCTCCACTAGCACCCGAAGCAGTCTTACCCCTGATCCTCACCGACCTAGCCGAGCGCCTCGAAGCCGCCACCGCCGCCGGCATCCAACGCAACAAAATCGTCGTCGACCCAGGCTTCGGCTTTGGCAAGCGCCTCGACGAAAACTACCCGCTCCTCGCACACTTTGACCAACTCCAGCAGTTCCACCTGCCGATCCTCGCCGGCGTCTCCCGCAAAGGCTTCCTCGCCCACACCCTCACCCAAAGCCCTAGCCTATCCGTTCTTCTCGAAGGAGCAACTCCCTCGATAGACGACCGTCTGCACGCCACCACCGCCGCCAACGTAGCCGCTATCCTCGCCGGAGCCCACATCCTCCGCACCCA